A genomic region of Antennarius striatus isolate MH-2024 chromosome 2, ASM4005453v1, whole genome shotgun sequence contains the following coding sequences:
- the kcng1 gene encoding potassium voltage-gated channel subfamily G member 1 isoform X1 — protein sequence MTLLAGDGSDYDYSALSCASDTSFNPPPLQEEEAQKGAFYKRAQLAPDLSTLQDGALLSSARKVHAIINVGGLRYQLPWTTLEDFPLSRLGRLHLCSSFDDIMRICDDYDVTHNEFFFDRNPSAFRTILTFLRAGKLRSLREMCALSFREELLYWGVPEESLEWCCRRRLLQRMEEFEAMERAEEEEEMLEDLLDADSPHLEAESRLAWCMGKLRDMVEKPHSGLPGKIFACLSVLFVTITAVNLSISTMPAMREEEEAWPQPSLTRVSPPGHLLPDVLQHLHRGDGVRGLVLAGVHPALHPGPQQADVPAAAAEPDRRGGHPAVLHHPAGGQHLQRREAPGLRQQLPGQGGPGAARPQSPADPLRDASGSPLAGPPDVGSDGAPLHAGVRAAPPLPLRGHRAVFPFALLDRERDGRHAGVHQHPRHLLVGGHHHDDSGLRGHGAAQHPGSGGGSEQHPERDPAHGLPRHLHLPHLLAVLRGAEAGAAEVAPEEDALPVEKPDGRPGEQLVPGERHAVPPGVRQQRHGRLTLSDREGCRNRRRRRRRRFGMKKRWMCTFIQCLFLVFISCSGSGV from the exons ATGACCCTGTTGGCGGGCGATGGCTCGGACTACGACTACAGCGCCCTGAGTTGTGCCTCCGACACCTCCttcaacccccctcccctgcaggaggaggaggcccaGAAGGGCGCCTTCTACAAGCGGGCGCAACTTGCCCCTGACCTCAGCACCCTCCAGGACGGCGCGCTGCTGTCCAGTGCCCGCAAGGTCCACGCCATCATCAACGTGGGggggctgcgctaccagctgCCATGGACCACGCTGGAGGACTTCCCCCTGTCCCGCCTGGGGAGGCTGCACCTGTGCAGCAGCTTTGACGACATCATGCGCATCTGCGACGACTACGACGTCACGCACAACGAGTTCTTCTTCGACCGCAACCCCAGTGCCTTCCGGACCATCCTGACCTTCCTGCGGGCGGGGAAGCTGCGCTCCCTCAGGGAGATGTGCGCCCTGTCCTTCAGGGAGGAGCTGCTCTACTGGGGGGTCCCCGAGGAGAGCCTGGAGTGGTGCTGTCGCCGCCGTCTGCTGCAGCGCATGGAGGAGTTCGAGGCCATGGAGcgggcggaggaggaggaggagatgctggaggaCCTGCTGGACGCGGACAGCCCCCACCTGGAGGCCGAGTCCCGGCTGGCCTGGTGCATGGGGAAGCTGAGGGACATGGTGGAGAAGCCCCACTCCGGCCTCCCCGGCAAGATCTTCGCTTGTCTGTCAGTGCTGTTCGTCACCATCACCGCCGTCAACCTGTCCATCAGCACCATGCCCGccatgagggaggaggaggaggcg TGGCCACAGCCCTCACTCACACGCGTCTCTCCTCCAGGGCACTTGCTCCCGGATGTGCTACAACATCTTCATCGTGGAGACGGTGTGCGTGGCCTGGTTCTCGCTGGAGTTCACCCTGCGCTTCATCCAGGACCGCAGCAAGCTGACGTTCCTGCGGCAGCCGCTGAACCTGATCGACGTGGTGGCCATCCTGCCGTACTACATCACCCTGCTGGTGGACAGCACCTCCAAAGGCGAGAAGCGCCTGGGCTCCGGCAGCAGCTACCTGGACAAGGTGGGCCTGGTGCTGCGCGTCCTCAGAGCCCTGCGGATCCTCTACGTGATGCGTCTGGCTCGCCACTCGCTGGGCCTCCAGACGTTGGGTCTGACGGCGCGCCGCTGCACGCGGGAGTTCgggctgctcctcctcttcctctgcgtGGCCATCGCGCTGTATTCCCCTTTGCTCTACTTGATCGAGAACGAGATGGCCGCCACGCAGGAGTTCACCAGCATCCCCGCCACCTACTGGTGGGCGGtcatcaccatgacgacagtGGGCTACGGGGACATGGTGCCGCGCAGCATCCCGGGTCAGGTGGTGGCTCTGAGCAGCATCCTGAGCGGGATCCTGCTCATGGCCTTCCCCGTCACCTCCATCTTCCACACCTTCTCGCGGTCCTACGTGGAGCTGaagcaggagcagcagaggtTGCTCCAGAGGAGGACGCACTTCCTGTTGAGAAGCCAGATGGCCGGCCTGGGGAGCAACTTGTCCCTGGAGAGCGACATGCTGTTCCCCCTGGGGTCCGACAGCAGAGACATGGACGACTGACGCTGTCGGACCGGGAAGGATGtagaaacaggaggaggaggaggaggaggaggttcgGGATGAAGAAAAGATGGATGTGTACATTTATACAGTGTTtatttctggtttttatttcatgttcagGTTCAGGAGTTTAG
- the kcng1 gene encoding potassium voltage-gated channel subfamily G member 1 isoform X2 — MTLLAGDGSDYDYSALSCASDTSFNPPPLQEEEAQKGAFYKRAQLAPDLSTLQDGALLSSARKVHAIINVGGLRYQLPWTTLEDFPLSRLGRLHLCSSFDDIMRICDDYDVTHNEFFFDRNPSAFRTILTFLRAGKLRSLREMCALSFREELLYWGVPEESLEWCCRRRLLQRMEEFEAMERAEEEEEMLEDLLDADSPHLEAESRLAWCMGKLRDMVEKPHSGLPGKIFACLSVLFVTITAVNLSISTMPAMREEEEAGTCSRMCYNIFIVETVCVAWFSLEFTLRFIQDRSKLTFLRQPLNLIDVVAILPYYITLLVDSTSKGEKRLGSGSSYLDKVGLVLRVLRALRILYVMRLARHSLGLQTLGLTARRCTREFGLLLLFLCVAIALYSPLLYLIENEMAATQEFTSIPATYWWAVITMTTVGYGDMVPRSIPGQVVALSSILSGILLMAFPVTSIFHTFSRSYVELKQEQQRLLQRRTHFLLRSQMAGLGSNLSLESDMLFPLGSDSRDMDD, encoded by the exons ATGACCCTGTTGGCGGGCGATGGCTCGGACTACGACTACAGCGCCCTGAGTTGTGCCTCCGACACCTCCttcaacccccctcccctgcaggaggaggaggcccaGAAGGGCGCCTTCTACAAGCGGGCGCAACTTGCCCCTGACCTCAGCACCCTCCAGGACGGCGCGCTGCTGTCCAGTGCCCGCAAGGTCCACGCCATCATCAACGTGGGggggctgcgctaccagctgCCATGGACCACGCTGGAGGACTTCCCCCTGTCCCGCCTGGGGAGGCTGCACCTGTGCAGCAGCTTTGACGACATCATGCGCATCTGCGACGACTACGACGTCACGCACAACGAGTTCTTCTTCGACCGCAACCCCAGTGCCTTCCGGACCATCCTGACCTTCCTGCGGGCGGGGAAGCTGCGCTCCCTCAGGGAGATGTGCGCCCTGTCCTTCAGGGAGGAGCTGCTCTACTGGGGGGTCCCCGAGGAGAGCCTGGAGTGGTGCTGTCGCCGCCGTCTGCTGCAGCGCATGGAGGAGTTCGAGGCCATGGAGcgggcggaggaggaggaggagatgctggaggaCCTGCTGGACGCGGACAGCCCCCACCTGGAGGCCGAGTCCCGGCTGGCCTGGTGCATGGGGAAGCTGAGGGACATGGTGGAGAAGCCCCACTCCGGCCTCCCCGGCAAGATCTTCGCTTGTCTGTCAGTGCTGTTCGTCACCATCACCGCCGTCAACCTGTCCATCAGCACCATGCCCGccatgagggaggaggaggaggcg GGCACTTGCTCCCGGATGTGCTACAACATCTTCATCGTGGAGACGGTGTGCGTGGCCTGGTTCTCGCTGGAGTTCACCCTGCGCTTCATCCAGGACCGCAGCAAGCTGACGTTCCTGCGGCAGCCGCTGAACCTGATCGACGTGGTGGCCATCCTGCCGTACTACATCACCCTGCTGGTGGACAGCACCTCCAAAGGCGAGAAGCGCCTGGGCTCCGGCAGCAGCTACCTGGACAAGGTGGGCCTGGTGCTGCGCGTCCTCAGAGCCCTGCGGATCCTCTACGTGATGCGTCTGGCTCGCCACTCGCTGGGCCTCCAGACGTTGGGTCTGACGGCGCGCCGCTGCACGCGGGAGTTCgggctgctcctcctcttcctctgcgtGGCCATCGCGCTGTATTCCCCTTTGCTCTACTTGATCGAGAACGAGATGGCCGCCACGCAGGAGTTCACCAGCATCCCCGCCACCTACTGGTGGGCGGtcatcaccatgacgacagtGGGCTACGGGGACATGGTGCCGCGCAGCATCCCGGGTCAGGTGGTGGCTCTGAGCAGCATCCTGAGCGGGATCCTGCTCATGGCCTTCCCCGTCACCTCCATCTTCCACACCTTCTCGCGGTCCTACGTGGAGCTGaagcaggagcagcagaggtTGCTCCAGAGGAGGACGCACTTCCTGTTGAGAAGCCAGATGGCCGGCCTGGGGAGCAACTTGTCCCTGGAGAGCGACATGCTGTTCCCCCTGGGGTCCGACAGCAGAGACATGGACGACTGA